The following proteins come from a genomic window of Micromonospora echinofusca:
- a CDS encoding glycosyltransferase has protein sequence MTERDNPPGSTRNLTRLQPCPGPSDPLTENSSSPYARFATPLTQRSGSLRICFIGKYPPIEGGVSAQNYWAARALASRGHQVFVVTNANEVEARFRQRLEDGDAEHYEPQFPDSGGAVRVLNPEPMTPRRMTHIPLSNPFVSKLTGLATATIREHDCELIVAYYFEPYVVAGHLASTFTGTPMLVEHAGSDLDRLMRLPELAAVYKEILRSAAAVATKPSLVRRFLGMGVERNALRAGPPYPLPRSAFSPEAEPMSPAEIAAASIDGSGVQLDPALPTIGMYGKPGDRKGTFDLIAAMAILAGRGLRFNALFLSGESQLDRMRSEIRVAGLADRSTILGFVPPWRVARFIRTCTAVCFLERDFPIGIHGPVVPREVLSCGTCLVLSGEILEKQSYAHRLIDQENVLTVADPKEHEKLAAQLELVVRDPDEAARIGAAGGLLGTEFDTFDVFADAWESLVDITSSARGMPAPPHLPDLLAELTPKLAALFGAAWSDVVAGFAATRDATPPADEFAIAEAFCDHLNRHLDQAAAAAAVPPAYLADVLRYQRGRLWASQDGPYDRDVHAGTRFSTPVLRRMVPRRTRTTLVESFDHDVTELFCQPSDPVRAAVGEAGKGCVVCFVRYPNLEHRELRLNDGTRRLLGLCDGTRTVGDIVAALAPAPEIDVVGALVRLRGEGAVVLENAVPDRAP, from the coding sequence ATGACCGAGCGTGACAACCCTCCGGGGTCTACCCGCAATTTGACGCGCCTTCAGCCCTGCCCCGGACCCTCGGATCCGTTGACGGAAAACTCGAGCTCCCCCTACGCTCGCTTCGCAACTCCCCTCACCCAGAGGAGCGGATCCTTGAGGATATGTTTTATCGGCAAGTATCCTCCGATCGAGGGCGGCGTCAGTGCCCAGAACTACTGGGCCGCGAGAGCTTTGGCGTCCCGCGGTCACCAAGTATTCGTGGTAACGAACGCGAACGAGGTCGAGGCGCGTTTCCGGCAGCGTCTCGAGGACGGGGACGCGGAGCACTACGAACCGCAATTCCCCGATTCGGGCGGCGCGGTCAGGGTGCTGAACCCGGAGCCTATGACGCCGCGCCGGATGACACACATCCCGTTGAGCAACCCATTCGTCTCGAAGCTCACCGGCCTGGCCACCGCGACGATTCGCGAACACGACTGCGAACTGATCGTCGCCTACTACTTCGAGCCGTACGTGGTGGCCGGGCACCTCGCGTCGACGTTCACCGGCACGCCGATGCTGGTCGAGCATGCCGGTAGCGACCTCGACCGGCTCATGCGCCTGCCCGAGCTGGCGGCGGTCTACAAGGAGATCCTGCGCTCGGCCGCCGCCGTCGCGACCAAACCCTCCCTGGTACGCCGGTTCCTCGGCATGGGTGTCGAGCGCAACGCGCTGCGGGCCGGTCCGCCCTACCCGCTGCCACGATCGGCGTTCTCACCCGAAGCCGAGCCGATGAGCCCCGCCGAGATCGCCGCCGCGTCCATCGACGGCTCCGGCGTCCAGCTCGACCCGGCGCTACCGACCATCGGCATGTACGGCAAGCCCGGCGACCGGAAGGGCACGTTCGACCTGATCGCGGCCATGGCCATCCTCGCCGGCCGAGGACTTCGCTTCAACGCGCTATTCCTCAGTGGTGAATCCCAGCTCGACCGGATGCGCTCGGAGATCCGCGTTGCCGGCCTGGCCGACCGGAGCACCATCCTCGGGTTCGTCCCGCCGTGGCGGGTGGCCCGGTTCATCCGTACCTGCACGGCCGTGTGCTTCCTGGAGCGGGACTTTCCGATCGGCATACATGGTCCGGTCGTACCGCGGGAGGTGCTTTCCTGCGGCACCTGCCTGGTGCTGTCCGGGGAGATCCTCGAGAAGCAGTCGTACGCCCACCGCCTGATCGACCAGGAGAACGTCCTGACCGTCGCTGACCCCAAGGAGCACGAGAAGCTGGCTGCGCAACTCGAACTGGTCGTCCGCGACCCCGACGAGGCCGCCCGCATCGGCGCGGCGGGAGGTCTGCTCGGCACCGAGTTCGACACCTTCGACGTCTTCGCCGACGCCTGGGAGTCGCTGGTCGACATCACTTCGTCGGCCCGGGGGATGCCCGCACCCCCACACCTGCCCGACCTGCTGGCCGAGCTGACACCGAAGTTGGCCGCGTTGTTCGGCGCAGCCTGGTCCGACGTCGTCGCCGGGTTCGCGGCGACGCGGGACGCCACACCGCCGGCCGACGAGTTCGCCATCGCCGAGGCGTTCTGTGACCACCTGAACCGGCATCTGGACCAGGCCGCGGCGGCTGCCGCCGTTCCCCCGGCTTACCTCGCCGACGTGCTGCGCTACCAGCGGGGCCGGCTCTGGGCCAGTCAGGACGGCCCGTACGACCGGGACGTGCACGCCGGCACCCGATTCTCGACGCCGGTCCTGCGGCGGATGGTGCCGCGCCGCACCCGCACGACCCTGGTGGAGTCGTTCGACCACGACGTGACCGAGTTGTTCTGCCAGCCGTCCGACCCGGTCCGCGCCGCTGTCGGCGAGGCGGGCAAAGGCTGCGTCGTCTGTTTCGTCCGGTACCCCAACCTGGAGCACCGCGAGTTGCGCCTCAACGACGGCACCCGTCGCCTACTCGGCCTCTGCGACGGTACCCGCACCGTGGGCGACATCGTCGCCGCGCTGGCCCCAGCCCCGGAGATCGACGTCGTCGGCGCCCTCGTGCGCCTGCGCGGCGAGGGCGCGGTGGTGCTGGAGAACGCCGTCCCGGACCGCGCCCCCTGA
- a CDS encoding DUF692 domain-containing protein — protein sequence MSKALPRLGAGLGYRTALHHDIVANADRIDFLEVISDQYLHAPPEKLLRLLELSDTFPLVPHGVGLSVGTAAPLDDDYLDRLAQFVEATKGYWFSDHLSFTKVPEVDVEQLTPVWFTEESLDAVCRNVRQLKTRIPDPPFLLENVTYYFPVPGNDLSEGAFLTRVLEETDTGLLIDVNNVWINSVNLGFDPYEFLDSIPLERAVQMHIAGGVEMAGMIVDTHSSPVNEHVWQLAAHVVQRAPVKAILLEWDSDWPEFAELLDHLDRARDLLPDRVEAGS from the coding sequence ATGAGCAAGGCTCTACCACGGCTCGGCGCCGGCCTGGGGTACCGCACGGCGCTGCACCACGACATCGTCGCCAACGCGGACCGAATCGACTTTCTCGAGGTAATTTCCGACCAGTATCTCCACGCCCCGCCGGAGAAGCTCCTGCGGCTTCTGGAACTCAGCGACACCTTTCCGTTGGTTCCCCACGGCGTTGGCCTCTCCGTAGGCACGGCCGCGCCTCTCGACGACGATTACCTGGATAGGCTCGCGCAGTTCGTGGAGGCCACGAAGGGCTACTGGTTCAGCGACCACCTCAGCTTCACAAAGGTGCCCGAGGTCGATGTTGAGCAACTCACTCCGGTATGGTTCACCGAAGAGAGCCTCGACGCCGTGTGCCGAAATGTCCGGCAATTGAAGACACGAATCCCGGATCCGCCCTTCCTGCTGGAAAACGTCACCTACTACTTCCCCGTCCCCGGCAACGACCTCAGCGAGGGCGCGTTTCTCACCCGGGTACTGGAGGAAACCGACACCGGCCTACTGATCGACGTGAACAACGTGTGGATCAACTCGGTGAACCTGGGCTTCGACCCGTACGAGTTCCTCGACTCCATACCGCTGGAGCGGGCGGTGCAGATGCACATCGCCGGCGGGGTCGAGATGGCCGGGATGATCGTCGACACCCACAGCAGCCCCGTCAACGAGCATGTCTGGCAGCTGGCGGCCCATGTGGTGCAACGCGCCCCGGTAAAGGCGATCCTGCTCGAGTGGGACTCTGACTGGCCGGAGTTCGCAGAGCTGCTCGACCACCTGGACCGCGCCCGGGACCTGCTGCCCGACCGGGTGGAAGCCGGCTCATGA
- the asnB gene encoding asparagine synthase (glutamine-hydrolyzing), whose translation MCGITGIFGSQDRSALTAMTDVLRHRGPDDEGRYDAGVVGVGHRRLSIIGIDNGAQPIRGDRREVYVVANCEIYNYRQLRDELRRRGHDFRTDSDAEVIVHLYEEYGDRCVDHLQGMFAFAIVDGGRLLLARDRFGIKPLHYAEVDGALLFGSEVKALLQNSSLTPEIDGEALVDTVVLGHPAGPGTLLRGVVSLPPGHVLSAVVAEGRLVTALTRYHTLPDVDPEPVPLPEAAAELMDLLRNTVQSHLMAEVEVGVTLSGGLDSTLLARLMRDLHDGPIRAYTIGDRPDHPDVVQARRLARQFGLDHHVSILSFQDFVAAIPRYLTAAEQPAGLGGIALNVLCRRIGRDVKVCLNGEGADEVFGGYGEYVDRRFRTRRMLDRLAVLETSGRSVSARGREFLDSLTADQPFPEYLRTLFAENMREQLTRDHLELLDASSMAASLEMRVPFLDHRVVEFAFRQPLAHRVDWELGITKRLLKHAVLTTWGDEVNLVGSVLRRKIGAPTSVLGHRERFIRLCEQVLPVDYLRDDEYGAYFDQKSDLLVFNLYREIFTRYRGVLPDGFTMLDFMTEQARRPALSLRG comes from the coding sequence ATGTGCGGTATCACCGGAATCTTCGGCAGTCAGGACCGGTCGGCTCTGACGGCGATGACGGACGTACTGCGCCACCGCGGCCCCGACGACGAGGGCCGGTACGACGCGGGCGTCGTGGGCGTCGGTCATCGACGCCTGAGCATCATCGGAATCGACAACGGCGCCCAACCGATCCGCGGCGACCGCCGCGAGGTGTACGTGGTGGCCAACTGCGAGATCTACAACTATCGACAGCTCCGGGACGAGTTGCGGCGGCGGGGACACGACTTCCGTACCGACTCGGACGCCGAGGTCATCGTGCACCTGTACGAGGAGTACGGCGACCGCTGCGTCGATCATCTCCAGGGCATGTTCGCCTTCGCGATCGTTGACGGTGGACGGTTGCTGCTGGCCCGCGACCGATTCGGCATCAAACCGCTGCACTACGCCGAGGTCGACGGCGCCCTGCTGTTCGGATCCGAGGTCAAGGCCCTGCTACAGAACTCCTCGCTGACGCCCGAGATCGACGGCGAGGCGCTGGTCGACACCGTCGTGCTCGGCCATCCCGCCGGCCCGGGCACCCTGCTGCGCGGGGTGGTGAGCCTGCCGCCCGGCCACGTGCTCAGCGCGGTCGTGGCAGAGGGCCGGCTGGTCACCGCGCTCACCCGCTACCACACGCTGCCGGACGTCGACCCCGAGCCGGTCCCGTTACCCGAGGCCGCCGCCGAACTCATGGACCTGCTGCGGAACACCGTCCAATCGCACCTGATGGCCGAGGTCGAGGTCGGCGTCACGCTCTCCGGCGGGCTCGACTCGACGCTCCTGGCACGGCTCATGCGCGACCTGCACGACGGCCCGATCCGCGCGTACACGATCGGGGACCGTCCGGACCATCCCGACGTGGTGCAGGCCCGACGGCTGGCCCGGCAGTTCGGACTGGACCACCATGTGTCGATCCTGAGCTTCCAGGACTTTGTCGCCGCCATCCCCCGCTACCTCACGGCCGCTGAACAGCCCGCCGGTCTCGGCGGGATCGCACTCAACGTCCTCTGCCGACGCATCGGCCGCGATGTGAAGGTGTGTCTCAACGGCGAGGGCGCGGACGAGGTGTTCGGTGGTTACGGCGAGTACGTCGACCGGCGGTTCCGCACCCGTCGGATGCTCGACCGACTCGCCGTCCTCGAAACGTCGGGACGCAGCGTCAGCGCTCGGGGCCGGGAGTTCCTGGACTCCCTCACGGCCGACCAGCCATTCCCCGAGTACCTGCGGACGCTGTTCGCCGAGAACATGCGGGAACAGCTCACCCGGGACCACCTGGAGCTCCTCGACGCCTCCTCGATGGCGGCGAGCCTGGAGATGCGGGTGCCCTTCCTCGACCACCGGGTGGTCGAGTTCGCCTTCCGCCAGCCGCTTGCGCACCGGGTCGACTGGGAGTTGGGCATCACCAAGCGCCTGTTGAAGCATGCCGTCCTCACCACCTGGGGTGACGAGGTCAACCTGGTGGGCAGCGTGCTGCGCCGCAAGATCGGGGCACCCACCTCGGTACTCGGGCACCGGGAGCGGTTCATCCGCCTCTGCGAGCAGGTGCTGCCGGTGGACTACCTGCGCGACGACGAGTACGGCGCCTACTTCGACCAGAAGTCCGACCTGCTGGTGTTCAACCTGTACCGGGAGATCTTCACCCGATACCGGGGCGTGCTGCCCGACGGGTTCACCATGCTCGACTTCATGACGGAGCAGGCCCGCCGCCCGGCCCTCTCCCTACGCGGCTGA